One window of Leucoraja erinacea ecotype New England chromosome 37, Leri_hhj_1, whole genome shotgun sequence genomic DNA carries:
- the LOC129713783 gene encoding nuclear mitotic apparatus protein 1-like isoform X1 yields the protein MGSQKPLLCPWLIKQVDSCQYPGLHWVNEGKQQFRIPWKHCLRQNISADDTKIFEAWATASGRYKPGIDVPNPPVWKRNFRSALARKKHFRRVRDNRSDPHDPHLVYEIQSTDYPEGNSPTSSTDRILKPGEDEEEEEVSEEDMEGEGVCAGCHPSPRSASITAIVKVEETPLEEPVKPGASGLRGGMEPAAQVAWRESPHSSTAAEDSREGSDREMFKRRLVQMQGQMLGSLSNLSVGVCEMGRSLEASVSNLAQEILSGQGNISSSMEAMRSSVSAGNQAVALQRLMDRVSTSLETQEEAIRGLRGCVEMQGGPGRALLAVSRERALLAREQRDAAREHAAVMQEQQDAAREQAAVVQEQRDAAREHAAVMQEQQDAAREQAAVVQEQRDAAREQAAVMQEQRDAAREQAAVVQEQRDAAREQAAVVQEQRDAAREQAAVVQEQRDAAREHAAVMQEQRDAAREQAAVMQEQRDAAREGALLQREHAAKAREQRDAAREHAVLMQEQRDAAREQAAVMQEQRDAAREQAAVVQQQRDAAREQAAVVQQQRDAARQQAAVVQQQRDAAREQLAAQSGRRRRQPARERLRRAAFRPRLSSSRAKPPARLAAADGNMLELRL from the exons ATGGGTTCTCAGAAGCCGTTGCTGTGTCCGTGGCTCATCAAGCAAGTCGACAGCTGTCAGTACCCTGGCCTCCACTGGGTGAACGAAGGGAAACAACAGTTCAGGATCCCGTGGAAGCATTGCTTGAGACAGAACATTTCTGCTGATGATACCAAGATATTTGAG GCTTGGGCAACAGCAAGTGGCCGCTACAAACCGGGAATCGATGTTCCAAACCCTCCTGTGTGGAAGAGAAACTTTCGAAGTGCCTTAGCACGGAAGAAGCATTTCCGCAGAGTACGTGACAACAGGAGCGACCCCCATGACCCACACTTGGTCTACGAGATCCAGAGCACCG ACTATCCCGAGGGGAACTCGCCGACATCCTCAACTGACCGGATACTGAAGCCgggggaagatgaggaggaggaggaggtgtctgaggaagatatggagggggaaggggtctGCGCGGGATGCCATCCCTCCCCGCGCAGCGCCTCCATCACCGCCATTGTGAAGGTGGAGGAAACGCCGTTGGAGGAACCCGTGAAGCCAGGCGCCAGCGGGCTGCGGGGTGGAATGGAGCCCGCCGCGCAGGTTGCCTGGAGGGAGAGTCCGCACAGTAGCACGGCGGCGGAGGATTCGAGGGAGGGCAGCGACAGGgaaatgttcaagaggaggctggtgCAGATGCAGGGCCAGATGCTGGGCTCGCTGTCCAACCTGTCGGTCGGGGTGTGCGAGATGGGCAGGAGCTTGGAGGCGTCCGTCTCCAACCTGGCACAGGAGATCCTGTCGGGCCAGGGCAACATCAGCTCCAGCATGGAGGCGATGCGGAGCTCGGTGTCAGCGGGCAACCAGGCCGTAGCGCTGCAGCGGCTGATGGACCGTGTGTCCACCTCCCTGGAgactcaggaggaggccattcggggcCTGCGCGGCTGCGTGGAGATGCAGGGGGGTCCCGGCAGAGCTCTGCTGGCCGTCAGCCGGGAGCGGGCGCTTCTGGCCCGCGAGCAGCGGGACGCTGCAAGGGAGCATGCGGCAGTCATGCAGGAGCAGCAGGACGCTGCAAGGGAGCAGGCGGCAGTCGTGCAGGAGCAGCGGGACGCTGCAAGGGAGCATGCGGCAGTCATGCAGGAGCAGCAGGACGCTGCAAGGGAGCAGGCGGCAGTCGTGCAGGAGCAGCGGGACGCTGCAAGGGAGCAGGCGGCAGTCATGCAGGAGCAGCGGGACGCTGCAAGGGAGCAGGCGGCAGTCGTGCAGGAGCAGCGGGACGCTGCAAGGGAGCAGGCGGCAGTCGTGCAGGAGCAGCGGGACGCTGCAAGGGAGCAGGCGGCAGTCGTGCAGGAGCAGCGGGACGCTGCAAGAGAGCATGCGGCAGTCATGCAGGAGCAGCGGGACGCTGCACGGGAGCAGGCAGCAGTCATGCAGGAGCAGCGGGACGCCGCTCGGGAGGGGGCGTTGCTGCAGCGAGAGCATGCGGCTAAGGCCCGCGAGCAGCGGGATGCCGCAAGAGAGCATGCGGTGCTCATGCAGGAGCAGAGGGACGCTGCAAGGGAGCAGGCGGCAGTCATGCAGGAGCAGAGGGACGCTGCAAGGGAGCAGGCGGCAGTCGTGCAGCAGCAGCGGGACGCTGCAAGGGAGCAGGCGGCAGTCGTGCAGCAGCAGAgggacgctgcaaggcagcaggcgGCAGTCGTGCAGCAGCAGCGGGACGCCGCGCGGGAGCAACTCGCGGCACAGTCGGGGCGGCGGAGGCGGCAGCCCGCGCGGGAGAGACTCCGCCGCGCCGCCTTCCGACCCCGCCTCTCGTCCTCCCGGGCAAAGCCCCCGGCCCGCCTCGCCGCAGCCGATGGCAACATGCTGGAACTGCGGCTGTGA